The DNA segment ATGAATGTTGCCGGACCGCTGCGCTCCAATCTATTTTTGCCAAGGTGCGCGCGCGCCGCATTAATATGCTCCACAAGCGCCGCACAGCTCGAGGTGGCGGCGTAGGCGTCGTGGTACTGCAGCTGCGCTTCGGCGGCCTCCTCCAGCAGACGTCGACGCTCTTCCGCCTCCGTTGCACTCCAGGCGGCAAAATACTGGTCAATGCGTCGCTCAAAATCGCTGTGTGCAAAGGCCGAGGATTCACGGGCAAACACCGCCAGCTGGTAGGACCAACCCTGGCCATGTGCATCGCGCAGATCAGCGTCGTCAAAGAAGTGGCGCAGCCGCAGGAGCGTCCCTTCGCTGTCTTCGCTGAGTGATATTTCAACAATCGAAGTTCCGGCTGCAGGCCTGGTCCCGGGCGCCTCGTAACCGTAGCTGAAGCGGATGCGCTGCGGCGGCGCGATCTCCAGGACATTGCCGCTGGCAATGACGCCATTGGGATAGACAATGCGCAGCCGACCGCCAGGCCGCGCGTCGATGCTGGAGCCTGCGCCCCACCAGCGGGCAAATAGTTCCGAGTTCTCAAAGAATTCGAAAACGGTCTGACGCGCAGCAGCGATGCGCTGCGTCCGCTCCAGAACAAAGTCGCCCTCGCTCATCGCCTGCTCCTCGCGCTGCGGCCTTTGCGCGGTCCGCGTGGCTTTCTCTGCCGCAATTGAGCCAGCAGCGCCAGGCGCTGCAGGGCGCCGGCCCACATCGAATCCAATTCGTTGCGCAGAAGTGCGCTGCTGCCGCGAGTCCTCTTGTAGAAACGACGGCGGCCCTCGCTACGGCGACGTACCAGGCCAGCCTCGTAAAGCTTGCGTAAGTGCTGGGAAACGGCGCCCTTGCTTACCTCCGACATCGCGGCGTGGATGGCGCCGGCGGAAAGCTCCCCGCCCTGCAACAGCGCCAGGATGGCGCAACGTCGCGGTTCGGCAAGGGCTGCCAGCGCCGAGCGCTCTTTTAGTTTAGTCATTACTAAACAATAGAGTCGCGCCCATGGCGGGAGGCAAGAAAAAAAGACGCCGCGGCTCGGGCTCAGTCCGGCTCGCTCAGCTGGCTCAAGAGTTCGCGAAAACGCGCTTCGTCGCGACCCAGCGGGCGAAAAAAGGCGTCATCGGCGGCATTGACCAGCGGCACCGCCCGACGCAAGAGTCGCAGTCCGCTGGCCGTGATCTGCGGCATGCGCGCCCTGGCGTCGCTGGCGTCCAGCGGACGCCTGGCCAGACCGAGCGCTTCCAGCTGGCGCAGCACCTTGGAGGCAACCATGGCGTCGACGCGAGCGCGCCGGGCCAGGTCGCGCTGCGTAACCTTGAGCTGATTCTCCTGCGAAAAGCGCAGCACCGCCAGCAGCACAAACTGAACGTGGGTCAGTCCGATATTTTGCAGCGCGCGCCGAATCGACGCCTGCCAGGAATTGCTTACCTGCCAGAGCAAGAAGCCGGCGCTGTCCTCAGGTTGTGCATGAGCAAAGACGCTGCGTTTTGCGGCCATGGTCCGGCTTGCAATCTAGCGGCGACGAGCGCCAGCAAATGCCGCCATTCGTTCGGTCTGCTGCGGCAATTCACGCCACAGTTTTTCGGCCAGGATGCGCCGCCACAGGAAGCCCAGCGGTCCCTCTACGCGAATAACGCTCTTGATCTGCGATCCGCCAACGCCTGGCGAGATCTCGTGACGGAAGTACATGCGCGCCAGCGGCAGCAAGGTCACGTCTTCGTAGAACTCCGGCGAGCGTAATCCGGTAATCTTCAGCGACACTTTCGGTCCGCCTTTTGGCTTGAGCGCAAAGGACTCGCCGGTTGCCAGACGGGCCGGCGCCTTGACCCACTCAATATCGTCATGCCACTCCGGCCAACGCGCGATATCGCTCAGCGCCTCGAAGATTGCCGCCGGCGATGCCGCCGCGCTTGCTTGATGAGATCGTTCCCACATGGTCCAAAATCCTCCGTCGCCAGTTAGTAATCATGGTTACTATTCGGCAAGCAAATTACTAAACTTGGTTACTACTTTTAGCGCCCGCCCGGCGCCGTGCAAGAGGACCTGCGCTTGACGGGCGCCGGGGAGGACCTGGTCTTTGCCATGCGCCGACAGATCTGGTTATGCCCGCAGGCTGGTTCGCTGGACCGCCTGAAGCTGCAGGAAGACGAACTGGCCCCGCCTGGACCTGGCGAGGCGCAAATCGAGCTGCGCTCGGCCGGTCTCAACTTCGCCGATATCTTTGCCCTGCAAGGTCTCTACTCGGCTACGCCGCAGGGTCCTTTCACGCCTGGCCTGGAGTTCAGCGGAGTGGTACGGGCCGTGGGACGCGGCGCCGGTCCTTTGAAGAAGGGCGCGGCAGTGATGGGCGTAACGCGCTTTGGCGGGTATGCTACGCATCTCAATATCGATGTGCGCTATCTGCGTCTGCTACCGCGCGGTTGGAGCTTTGCCCAGGGCGCGGCGCTGCTTGCTCAAGGCTTTACCGCGGCTTATGCCCTGCTGGACCTCGGCAATTGCCAGAAAGGTCAGGTCGTGCTGGTGCATTCCGCCGCCGGCGGCGTGGGCCTGATTGCTCTGGATCTCGCAGCGCGACTGGGCGCGCGCTGTATCGCCACCATTGGCAGCGCCTCCAAAGTCGAATTGTTGCAGAAGCGCGCCGGACTTGCGTCGCATCAAATCATCATTCGTGATGCGAAGAACTTTGGGAGGCAACTCGATGGCGCATTGCAATCAATGAACGCCGCCGGCCTTGATCTGGCCCTGGATTCGCTGGGTGGCGAGTACTTCCGGCCGCTCTATGACCGACTGAATGCCGGCGGTCGTCATACGCTCTTTGGCTGGGCGACAATGATGGGCCGCGGCGCGCGTCCCAACTACGCCGCTGTGGCCTGGCGCTATCTGCGCCGCCCGCGCCTGGATCCGATCGAGATGATCAGCGCCAACAAGAGCCTGCTGGCCTTCAATCTGATCTGGATGTGGGAACGCATTGACCAATTTCAGAACCTCTATAGCAAGCTGATGGCGCTCAAACCGCAGGCGCCCTATGTCGGACGCAGTTTTCCCTTTGCGGCCGCGCCACAAGCGCTGCGCTACTTTCAAAGCGGCCAGAGTTCGGGAAAGATCACGCTGGAAATGCCTGGCTGATTTCGCTGCAACGCCAGCGCTGGCCAAAGCATTTTGTTGCCGAAGACAGTCGGCTTCGCCTGGCTGTACCGTGGCTCGACGCACTGCCAGGCCGCCGATTTCGTCGGAGCACTTTCTGGAACGACCGCTGGCTGGACTGCGCGGCGTCGGCGAGGCGCGCGCGACGATTCTGGCGCAGAATGGCCTGCGCAACTGTCAGGATCTGCTCTACTATTTTCCGCGACGCTACGTTGATCGCAGCGTAACCGAGACCACTCTGCTGCAGGCCGGCGCCGCG comes from the Leptospirales bacterium genome and includes:
- a CDS encoding SRPBCC domain-containing protein, which gives rise to MSEGDFVLERTQRIAAARQTVFEFFENSELFARWWGAGSSIDARPGGRLRIVYPNGVIASGNVLEIAPPQRIRFSYGYEAPGTRPAAGTSIVEISLSEDSEGTLLRLRHFFDDADLRDAHGQGWSYQLAVFARESSAFAHSDFERRIDQYFAAWSATEAEERRRLLEEAAEAQLQYHDAYAATSSCAALVEHINAARAHLGKNRLERSGPATFMQGSALCRWQALNAAGDAMFSGTNYFRFAASGRIAAVIGFAGF
- a CDS encoding metalloregulator ArsR/SmtB family transcription factor; this translates as MTKLKERSALAALAEPRRCAILALLQGGELSAGAIHAAMSEVSKGAVSQHLRKLYEAGLVRRRSEGRRRFYKRTRGSSALLRNELDSMWAGALQRLALLAQLRQRKPRGPRKGRSARSRR
- a CDS encoding MarR family transcriptional regulator, with protein sequence MAAKRSVFAHAQPEDSAGFLLWQVSNSWQASIRRALQNIGLTHVQFVLLAVLRFSQENQLKVTQRDLARRARVDAMVASKVLRQLEALGLARRPLDASDARARMPQITASGLRLLRRAVPLVNAADDAFFRPLGRDEARFRELLSQLSEPD
- a CDS encoding zinc-binding dehydrogenase, which produces MQEDLRLTGAGEDLVFAMRRQIWLCPQAGSLDRLKLQEDELAPPGPGEAQIELRSAGLNFADIFALQGLYSATPQGPFTPGLEFSGVVRAVGRGAGPLKKGAAVMGVTRFGGYATHLNIDVRYLRLLPRGWSFAQGAALLAQGFTAAYALLDLGNCQKGQVVLVHSAAGGVGLIALDLAARLGARCIATIGSASKVELLQKRAGLASHQIIIRDAKNFGRQLDGALQSMNAAGLDLALDSLGGEYFRPLYDRLNAGGRHTLFGWATMMGRGARPNYAAVAWRYLRRPRLDPIEMISANKSLLAFNLIWMWERIDQFQNLYSKLMALKPQAPYVGRSFPFAAAPQALRYFQSGQSSGKITLEMPG